A genome region from Arachis duranensis cultivar V14167 chromosome 8, aradu.V14167.gnm2.J7QH, whole genome shotgun sequence includes the following:
- the LOC107461960 gene encoding uncharacterized protein LOC107461960 produces the protein MASEESFIVLVHHRGSIKRKTRSGVKFTDKDPLCIIVRPTMKYEDLVSYVLLKLGLEGVKRKTVKYDCFTIGSDEDLKVMFHCRQQFPEVRTLELLAKLVDAVSNSGGSNRNTITLATVAGSSSRPAVASSSVPAYEPPVQPVASPSFAVDLNGSVGDEVGEGEYLQTSLQCAAPVGVGDGFLDDPEDDDVEPDMIADDSGNDVGASEPAGAGGGSSSGTQQYPPHFSSLDLDAMRQEGVPGQQAGFGARDAEGFAGLTEFQVGQQFPDKEEVLLSVKTYSIRRGVQYKVVESDYRRYVGKCSVFGNGCTWLIRLSLRQCKELWEVKRYNGPHTCLATSISSDHRSLDYHVISAFIMPMVRADASVSIKVLLNATAAHFGFRPTYRRVWLAKQKAVALIYGDWNES, from the exons atggctagtgaggagagtttCATAGTGTTGGTTCACCACAGAGGATCCATTAAGAGGAAAACTCGTTCcggtgtgaagttcactgataaGGATCCTCTCTGTATTATCGTCAGGCCTACGATGAAGTATGAGGACCTTGTTAGCTATGTACTGTTGAAACTTGGTCTAGAAGGTGTGAAACGG AAAACCGTAAAGTACGATTGTTTCACGATCGGGAGTGATGAGGACTTGAAGGTCATGTTTCATTGTCGCCAGCAGTTTCCAGAGGTGAGGACACTAGAACTATTGGCAAAGTTGGTTGACGCGGTGTCCAACTCGGGGGGTTCAAACCGGAATACAATCACTTTAGCCACGGTAGCCGGTTCTAGCTCCAGACCTGCCGTTGCATCTTCATCCGTCCCTGCGTACGAGCCACCCGTCCAACCTGTCGCCTCCCCTTCGTTCGCTGTTGATCTCAACGGCAGTGTAGGCGACGAGGTCGGAGAAGGCGAATATTTGCAGACCTCTTTACAGTGTGCTGCACCGGTTGGGGTTGGAGATGGATTCTTGGATGATCCAGAGGACGATGATGTCGAGCCGGATATGATTGCTGATGACAGTGGCAATGATGTTGGAGCAAGTGAGCCTGCTGGGGCGGGCGGTGGTTCTAGCTCTGGCACGCAGCAGTACCCTCCACATTTTTCCTCTTTGGACTTGGATGCCATGAGGCAGGAGGGGGTTCCTGGGCAGCAGGCTGGATTTGGCGCTAGAGATGCTGAAGGGTTTGCAGGTCTGACAGAATTTCAGGTTGGTCAGCAATTTCCAGATAAAGAAGAGGTCCTGTTAAGTGTTAAGACTTACAGCATCCGTCGAGGGGTACAGTACAAGGTCGTGGAGTCTGACTATCGCCGGTATGTGGGCAAGTGTTCTGTGTTCGGCaatgggtgcacatggttgattcggCTTAGTCTCCGACAGTGCAAGGAACTTTGGGAGGTCAAACGCTACAACGGACCGCATACTTGTCTTGCCACCTCCATTTCCAGCGACCACAGGAGTTTGGATTACCATGTGATATCGGCATTCATTATGCCAATGGTTAGGGCTGATGCATCCGTCAGCATCAAGGTGCTCCTAAATGCCACCGCCGCACACTTTGGGTTTAGGCCGACTTACAGGAGGGTCtggttggcaaagcagaagGCTGTTGCCCTTATCTATGGTGACTGGAATGAGTCATAA